The following proteins are encoded in a genomic region of Arcobacter suis CECT 7833:
- the rplP gene encoding 50S ribosomal protein L16 — protein MLMPKRTKFRKMMKGRNRGMAHRGNSLAYGDIGIKAVEHGRIDSRQIEASRIAMTRKVKRQAKVWIMVFPDKPLTAKPLETRMGKGKGSVDKWVMNIKPGRICFEMAGVSEELAREALTLAQHKLPFKTKIVTRDSENELY, from the coding sequence ATGTTAATGCCTAAAAGAACTAAGTTCAGAAAAATGATGAAAGGCCGAAATAGAGGTATGGCTCATAGAGGAAACTCTTTAGCATACGGAGATATCGGTATCAAAGCTGTAGAGCACGGTAGAATTGATTCAAGACAAATTGAAGCATCAAGAATTGCGATGACTAGAAAAGTTAAGAGACAAGCAAAAGTTTGGATTATGGTATTCCCTGATAAACCACTTACTGCAAAACCATTAGAAACAAGAATGGGTAAAGGTAAAGGTTCTGTTGATAAATGGGTTATGAACATTAAGCCTGGAAGAATTTGTTTTGAGATGGCTGGAGTTTCTGAAGAATTAGCTAGAGAAGCTTTAACTTTAGCACAACACAAGCTACCATTTAAAACTAAAATTGTAACAAGAGATAGCGAAAATGAACTATACTGA
- the rplB gene encoding 50S ribosomal protein L2 yields MAIKKFRPITPARRFMSVMDTSDITSKPTVKSLLVRVKANAGRNNNGRITSRHKEAGAKKLYRIIDFKRDKFGVEGTISTVEYDPYRNCRICLVTYLDGDKRYIIQPSGLKVGDKVQAAESGLDILPGNAMRLMSIPVGTMVHNIEMKPGKGGQIARSAGGYAQIMGREDKYVIMRLPSGEMRKILGVCIATIGVVGNEDFSNMVVGKAGRSRHLGIRPQTRGSAMNPIDHPHGGGEGKTNSGRHPVTPWGMPTKGYKTRKKKASDKLIISKRKK; encoded by the coding sequence ATGGCAATTAAAAAATTTAGACCAATAACTCCTGCAAGAAGATTTATGTCTGTTATGGATACTTCAGATATTACTTCTAAACCAACTGTAAAATCTTTACTTGTAAGAGTAAAAGCAAATGCTGGTAGAAATAATAACGGTAGAATTACATCTAGACACAAAGAAGCAGGTGCTAAAAAATTATATAGAATTATTGATTTCAAAAGAGATAAATTCGGTGTTGAAGGTACAATTTCAACTGTTGAATACGATCCATATAGAAACTGTAGAATTTGTTTAGTTACTTACCTAGACGGTGATAAAAGATATATCATTCAACCATCAGGATTAAAAGTAGGAGATAAAGTACAAGCTGCTGAATCTGGACTTGATATCTTACCTGGTAATGCAATGAGATTAATGAGTATCCCTGTTGGAACAATGGTTCATAATATTGAAATGAAACCAGGTAAAGGTGGACAAATCGCTAGATCTGCTGGTGGATATGCTCAAATTATGGGTAGAGAAGACAAGTATGTAATCATGAGATTACCATCTGGTGAAATGAGAAAAATTCTTGGTGTTTGTATAGCTACAATTGGTGTAGTTGGAAACGAAGATTTCTCAAACATGGTAGTTGGTAAAGCTGGTAGAAGTAGACACCTTGGTATTAGACCTCAAACTAGAGGTTCTGCAATGAACCCTATAGATCACCCACATGGTGGAGGTGAAGGTAAAACTAACTCTGGTAGACATCCTGTTACTCCATGGGGTATGCCAACTAAAGGTTATAAAACTAGAAAGAAAAAAGCTAGTGATAAACTAATCATTTCAAAAAGAAAGAAGTAA
- the rplN gene encoding 50S ribosomal protein L14 translates to MIQSFTRLNVADNTGAKEIMCIKVLGGSKRRYATVGDVIVASVKKALPTGKIKKGQVVKAVVVRTHKEVQRENGSLIRFDDNAAVILDAKREPVGTRIFGPVAREVRYSGFMKIVSLAPEVL, encoded by the coding sequence ATGATTCAAAGTTTTACAAGATTAAATGTAGCTGACAACACAGGTGCTAAAGAGATTATGTGTATCAAAGTTTTAGGTGGGTCTAAAAGAAGATATGCAACTGTTGGTGATGTTATTGTTGCTTCAGTTAAAAAAGCTCTACCAACTGGAAAAATTAAAAAAGGTCAGGTTGTTAAAGCAGTAGTTGTTAGAACTCATAAAGAAGTTCAAAGAGAAAATGGTTCATTAATTAGATTTGATGATAATGCTGCGGTTATTCTTGATGCAAAAAGAGAGCCAGTTGGAACAAGAATCTTTGGACCAGTTGCTAGAGAAGTTAGATATTCAGGTTTCATGAAAATCGTTTCACTTGCACCGGAGGTATTATAA
- the rpsS gene encoding 30S ribosomal protein S19 — translation MARSIKKGPFVDAHLMKKVIKANEANDKKPIKTWSRRSTVLPDMIGLTFNVHNGRNFVPVNVTENHVGYKLGEFAPTRTFKGHKGSVQRKA, via the coding sequence ATGGCAAGATCGATAAAAAAAGGTCCATTCGTAGACGCACACCTGATGAAAAAAGTTATCAAAGCTAATGAAGCTAATGATAAAAAACCAATTAAAACTTGGTCAAGAAGATCTACTGTATTACCAGATATGATCGGATTAACTTTCAATGTGCACAATGGAAGAAATTTCGTTCCAGTTAACGTTACTGAGAACCACGTTGGATATAAATTAGGTGAATTTGCACCAACTAGAACATTTAAGGGCCATAAAGGTTCTGTTCAAAGAAAGGCATAA
- the rplE gene encoding 50S ribosomal protein L5 — protein sequence MASRLFEKYKSEIKPVLETEFPKNKTLTAKVEKVVISVGAGEAMKDSKLIQNIEDTISLIAGQRAVKVIAKKSVAGFKVREGMPVGVKVTLRGEQMYHFLDKLCNVALPRVKDFRGLNKNGFDGRGNFNFGLDEQLMFPEVVYDNIIKTHGMNISITTSSTDDAESFRLLELVGIPFTKGRA from the coding sequence ATGGCATCAAGATTATTTGAAAAATACAAATCAGAAATCAAACCAGTATTAGAAACTGAGTTTCCAAAAAATAAAACTTTAACTGCAAAAGTAGAAAAAGTTGTTATTTCTGTTGGTGCTGGTGAAGCGATGAAAGATTCTAAATTAATCCAAAATATTGAAGATACAATTTCTTTAATTGCTGGTCAAAGAGCTGTTAAAGTTATTGCTAAAAAATCAGTTGCTGGTTTTAAAGTTAGAGAAGGTATGCCAGTTGGTGTAAAAGTTACTTTAAGAGGTGAACAAATGTATCATTTCTTAGATAAATTATGTAACGTTGCATTACCAAGAGTAAAAGACTTTAGAGGTCTTAACAAAAATGGTTTTGACGGTAGAGGAAACTTCAACTTTGGTTTAGATGAGCAATTAATGTTCCCAGAAGTTGTATATGATAATATCATTAAAACACATGGTATGAATATTTCAATTACTACTAGTTCAACTGACGATGCTGAATCATTCAGATTATTAGAATTAGTAGGAATTCCATTTACAAAAGGAAGAGCGTAA
- the rpsC gene encoding 30S ribosomal protein S3 — MGQKVNPIGLRLGINRNWESRWFPKFETMPANVAEDDKIRKYVKKELYYAGIAQTIVERTAKKVRVTVVAARPGIIIGKKGADVEKLKDALSKLVGKEIAVNIKEERKPQTSAQLSAENVAQQLERRVAFRRAMKRVMQNALKGGAKGIKVSVSGRLGGAEMARTEWYLEGRVPLHTLRARIDYGFAEAHTTYGCIGIKVWIFKGEVLAKGIPTEKAEDTSSKPKRRPTKKRGK, encoded by the coding sequence ATGGGTCAAAAAGTTAATCCAATAGGTTTAAGATTAGGTATTAATAGAAATTGGGAATCAAGATGGTTTCCTAAATTTGAAACAATGCCAGCAAACGTTGCAGAAGATGACAAAATCAGAAAGTATGTTAAAAAAGAATTATACTATGCTGGAATTGCTCAAACTATCGTTGAGAGAACTGCAAAAAAAGTTAGAGTTACAGTTGTTGCTGCAAGACCTGGTATTATTATCGGTAAAAAAGGTGCAGACGTTGAAAAACTAAAAGATGCACTTTCAAAATTAGTTGGTAAAGAAATCGCTGTTAATATTAAAGAAGAGAGAAAACCTCAAACTTCTGCTCAATTATCAGCTGAAAACGTTGCTCAACAATTAGAAAGAAGAGTTGCATTTAGAAGAGCTATGAAAAGAGTTATGCAAAATGCACTTAAAGGTGGAGCAAAAGGTATTAAAGTATCTGTTTCTGGTAGACTTGGTGGAGCTGAAATGGCAAGAACTGAGTGGTACTTAGAAGGTAGAGTTCCTTTACATACTTTAAGAGCAAGAATTGACTATGGTTTTGCTGAAGCTCATACAACTTATGGTTGTATTGGTATCAAAGTTTGGATTTTCAAAGGTGAAGTATTAGCTAAAGGTATCCCAACTGAAAAAGCTGAAGACACTTCTTCTAAACCTAAAAGAAGACCAACTAAGAAAAGAGGTAAATAA
- the rpsH gene encoding 30S ribosomal protein S8, with protein sequence MMNDIIADALTRIRNAAMRKLEVATLLHSNTVVGVLNVLLQKEYIAGFKVIDGQNNKKTVQVELKYDDNEKSVINEITRVSKPGRRVYKNASEIKNFKNGYGTIIVSTNKGVLANDEAYAANVGGEVLCTVW encoded by the coding sequence ATGATGAATGATATAATCGCAGATGCTTTAACTAGAATTAGAAATGCTGCAATGAGAAAATTAGAAGTTGCAACATTATTACACTCAAATACTGTAGTAGGTGTTTTAAACGTTTTATTACAAAAAGAGTATATTGCTGGATTCAAAGTTATTGATGGACAAAACAATAAAAAAACAGTTCAAGTTGAATTGAAATATGATGATAATGAGAAATCAGTAATCAATGAAATCACAAGAGTTTCTAAACCAGGAAGAAGAGTTTATAAAAACGCTTCTGAAATTAAAAACTTTAAAAATGGGTACGGTACTATTATCGTTTCAACTAACAAAGGTGTACTTGCTAATGATGAAGCATATGCAGCTAACGTTGGTGGTGAAGTACTTTGTACTGTATGGTAG
- the rpmC gene encoding 50S ribosomal protein L29 — translation MNYTDLKDKNLNELQGLLKEKKVLLFELKAKLKTMQLTNTSELRVAKKDIAKIQTAMTAAKAN, via the coding sequence ATGAACTATACTGATTTAAAAGACAAAAACTTGAATGAACTTCAAGGGTTATTAAAAGAGAAAAAGGTGCTTCTTTTTGAATTAAAAGCTAAGCTAAAAACAATGCAGTTAACAAATACATCTGAATTAAGAGTTGCTAAAAAAGACATCGCTAAAATTCAAACAGCTATGACTGCTGCAAAAGCTAACTAA
- the rplC gene encoding 50S ribosomal protein L3, with the protein MEFIVQKIGMSRTVSVPSTPVTLLKVLDTKVCEVTDGVAIVSYSNGKKFNKAIEGIQKKYNLSKEFNRFATMTVANAEAGDLDVSGLSEAQTLKTTFKTKGRGFTGAVKRWNFAGGRASHGHRMGRRVGSIGNCEWPGRVQPGKKMPGQYGNTNVSVKNDVISFDAETGILVLKGSVSGPNGALGKVKVAK; encoded by the coding sequence ATGGAATTTATAGTTCAAAAAATCGGTATGAGTAGAACAGTTTCTGTTCCAAGTACTCCTGTTACACTTTTAAAAGTTCTTGATACTAAAGTGTGTGAAGTGACTGACGGTGTAGCAATTGTATCTTATAGCAATGGTAAAAAGTTTAACAAAGCTATCGAAGGTATACAAAAAAAATATAACTTATCTAAAGAGTTTAACAGATTTGCAACAATGACTGTAGCAAATGCTGAAGCTGGTGATTTAGATGTTTCTGGATTAAGTGAAGCACAAACGCTAAAAACAACTTTTAAAACAAAAGGTAGAGGGTTTACTGGAGCTGTTAAAAGATGGAATTTTGCGGGTGGTAGAGCATCACACGGTCATAGAATGGGTAGAAGAGTTGGTTCAATCGGTAACTGCGAATGGCCAGGTAGAGTTCAGCCAGGTAAAAAAATGCCAGGGCAATACGGAAATACAAATGTATCTGTGAAAAATGATGTTATTTCATTTGACGCTGAAACTGGAATTTTAGTTCTTAAAGGTTCAGTATCTGGTCCAAACGGAGCATTAGGAAAAGTAAAGGTTGCTAAATGA
- the rpsQ gene encoding 30S ribosomal protein S17, which produces MTHKREIQGVVVKKSGDKTVSVLVTRSVMHPKYHKTVKRFKKYLIHDERNELNVGDSVIAVECRPLSKTKSFRLKTIVATGVK; this is translated from the coding sequence ATGACACATAAAAGAGAGATTCAAGGTGTAGTGGTAAAAAAATCTGGAGATAAAACAGTTTCTGTACTAGTTACAAGATCAGTTATGCATCCAAAATATCACAAAACTGTAAAAAGATTTAAAAAATACTTAATTCATGACGAAAGAAACGAGTTAAATGTTGGAGATAGTGTTATCGCTGTTGAGTGTAGACCATTGTCAAAAACTAAATCTTTTAGATTAAAGACAATTGTAGCTACAGGAGTTAAATAA
- the rplV gene encoding 50S ribosomal protein L22, with the protein MAKAILKFIRLSPIKARLIAREVQGMNAEYAIASLQFTPNKAAGIISKVIASAVANAGLDPVDAVVVSARVDKGPVLKRFTPRARGSASPRHKPTAHIMIEVAAATKGDK; encoded by the coding sequence ATGGCTAAAGCAATATTAAAATTTATTAGACTTTCTCCAATTAAAGCTAGATTAATTGCTAGAGAAGTTCAAGGAATGAATGCAGAGTATGCAATCGCATCTTTACAATTTACTCCAAATAAAGCTGCTGGAATTATTTCTAAAGTTATAGCTTCTGCTGTAGCTAATGCAGGTTTAGATCCAGTTGATGCAGTTGTTGTATCTGCAAGAGTTGATAAAGGTCCAGTTCTTAAGAGATTTACTCCAAGAGCAAGAGGAAGTGCTTCTCCAAGACACAAACCAACTGCACATATTATGATTGAAGTAGCTGCTGCGACTAAAGGAGATAAGTAA
- a CDS encoding 50S ribosomal protein L23, with protein MADITDIKAILYTEKTIELQENGVIVVQTSPRMTKNGLKEVFKEYFGVTPSKVNSLRQNGKVKRFKGKIGKRPDFKKFYVTLPEGAAIANLSA; from the coding sequence ATGGCAGATATTACAGATATTAAAGCAATATTATATACAGAAAAAACAATTGAGCTTCAAGAAAATGGTGTAATCGTTGTTCAAACTAGTCCAAGAATGACTAAAAACGGTTTAAAAGAAGTATTTAAAGAATATTTTGGAGTAACTCCTTCAAAAGTAAATTCTTTAAGACAAAATGGTAAAGTAAAAAGATTTAAAGGGAAAATAGGTAAAAGACCTGATTTCAAAAAATTCTATGTAACATTACCAGAGGGCGCAGCAATTGCGAACCTTTCAGCTTAA
- a CDS encoding type Z 30S ribosomal protein S14, with protein sequence MAKKSMIAKQQRTPKFAVRAYTRCSVCGRPHSVYKDFGLCRICLRKMANEGLLPGVRKASW encoded by the coding sequence ATGGCAAAGAAATCTATGATTGCTAAACAACAAAGAACACCTAAGTTTGCAGTACGTGCATACACTAGATGTTCTGTTTGTGGAAGACCTCACTCTGTTTATAAAGATTTTGGTTTATGTAGAATTTGTTTAAGAAAAATGGCTAACGAAGGTTTATTACCTGGTGTTAGAAAAGCTAGTTGGTAG
- the rplD gene encoding 50S ribosomal protein L4, whose product MSKAIVLNEKFENSGEVVLPASYEEINKHNLYLYVKSYLAALRSNTARAKTRAEVSGGGKKPKAQKGSGAARWGSKRSPLFVGGGQAFGPTKRNYNQKVNKKQKALALKYAINAQANNSTLFVVDSIKIESGKTKEAVAVLSKINKRDTLIVCDTIDEKTYLAFRNIKNCYMVEKQEVNAYLIAAYHSVLIEKSVLDALTKEA is encoded by the coding sequence ATGAGCAAAGCAATAGTATTAAACGAAAAATTTGAAAATAGTGGTGAAGTAGTTTTACCAGCTAGTTATGAAGAAATTAACAAACATAATTTATATTTATATGTTAAATCTTATTTAGCAGCATTAAGATCAAATACAGCGAGAGCTAAAACAAGAGCAGAAGTAAGCGGTGGTGGTAAAAAACCTAAAGCTCAAAAAGGTTCTGGTGCAGCTAGATGGGGTTCAAAAAGATCTCCTTTATTCGTTGGTGGGGGTCAAGCATTTGGACCTACTAAAAGAAACTATAACCAAAAAGTTAACAAAAAACAAAAAGCATTAGCATTAAAATATGCTATTAATGCTCAAGCAAATAATAGTACTTTATTTGTTGTTGATTCAATCAAAATTGAATCTGGAAAAACTAAAGAAGCAGTTGCAGTTTTAAGTAAAATAAACAAAAGAGATACATTAATCGTATGTGATACAATTGATGAGAAAACTTATTTAGCGTTTAGAAACATTAAAAACTGTTATATGGTTGAAAAGCAAGAAGTTAACGCTTATTTAATTGCTGCATACCACTCAGTACTTATTGAAAAATCAGTACTTGATGCATTAACAAAAGAGGCTTAA
- the rplX gene encoding 50S ribosomal protein L24, translating to MAIKLKIKKGDTVKIIAGDDKGKTGEVLRVLPSKNKVIVKDCKVAKKTVKPDQEKNPEGGFINKEMPIDISNVAKVEGE from the coding sequence ATGGCAATTAAATTAAAAATCAAAAAAGGTGATACTGTAAAAATTATCGCTGGAGATGACAAAGGTAAAACTGGAGAAGTTTTAAGAGTATTACCTTCAAAAAATAAAGTAATCGTAAAAGATTGCAAAGTTGCTAAAAAAACTGTTAAACCTGATCAAGAAAAAAACCCAGAGGGTGGATTCATAAACAAAGAAATGCCAATTGACATTTCAAATGTAGCAAAAGTAGAAGGTGAGTAA